Proteins encoded within one genomic window of Anastrepha ludens isolate Willacy chromosome 4, idAnaLude1.1, whole genome shotgun sequence:
- the LOC128861760 gene encoding uncharacterized protein LOC128861760 encodes MPKECKSSDENPGVTGEIAFYKKEGNAFQRQLDNLNSFLTNEQLKNLDEAELSARLKHAERLQANFENARSTLRRLDRKEFESDADENFSKVYIEVEAKINRWLNTKHKSSGAHSSTLRQFSWDDITPQQLQRRSRLPELKIPVFSGSYLDWPSFFSTFTSAIDKDVEMSKLEKMQYLITSLSDAALDTVRSLEPSEENYDKALDLLKVRFDNKLLHFQAHIKAIFGLQGMEMGASDGLRKLSDQVNAHLRALQTLATTEDIYNGLLIHLITSKLDRQTHEKWEENLSAHKLPTWIDMSTFLGRRCRMMENLENAMVIQAPSKQVKNIVSQAKSKASVLVTVGGGKPTPLCIFCDSKEHFITGCTSFLNLSPNLRYKEAKKFHLCLNCLRKGHTIKQCKSGNCRYCQAKHNTLLHLNGKQDSVPKPIVASPVPNSQVTTSQSALTSLVASPKPLALKNVSNNCVLLATAIILVKNRAGTLIPCRAILDSASQLNFITSRLANQLQLRSHHSPVLVSGIGESSLNADRCVDIFAQAHDGRFSTSFTALITQSITDYQPNFDISIEGWNIPNNINLADPSFFKANRIDVLIGAELFYDLICVGQFRIADHLPTLQKTKLGWVVSGGASHISNKLTTLSAFRKLTLPHDNIDTLSNIVKRFWEIENGFDSTPALSEEDAFCEQHFIQNFLRLPSGDYSVRLPPKSDLDALGESHYLALRRFRALEKKLQKAQSTKLLYSAFMQEYKDLGHMSLASFQADKPVYYLPHHCVKKQDSTTTKLRVVFDGSAKTTSGYSLNDLLLPGPIIQPKLFNILLRFRLFKVALLGDICKMYRCIKMSSPDDQLQCILWRDDPSEQVKTYKLNTVTYGTRPAAFLAIRAMHQLTFDEEESFPVGAKIIRRDFYVDDLISGGDSIEEVIQMKQEIRQLLLRGGFPIRKWCSNEVDVLKDEDESNCEKFIKFHDGTDVTKALGLVWERISDNFLFSFTPILNSQKITKRSILSVIARFYDPLGLICPVITKLKIFMQALWKEKLVWDESLPQSLQSIWLDLCGQLSFVSNLHFPRYVLALQARVQIHAFCDASLSAYGACVYTRVEKHGVNKIHLLCSKSRVAPLKSITVLKLELSAALLLAELVSNILENSQLSYECHCWSDSMVVLSWLRSAPSNFNIFVSNRVAKIQSLTSGMTWHHVPTELNPADILSRGCTPKELLNNTLWANGPSFLQFDSAHWPSNMDFLSNLPERRRHVLIAATQIDETYGCKFQNSFSKLQRVFAYVYKFRHIKSKRTLPSAGFLTVDDIKGGTLLLIRHIQQVHFASEYKILKENKQLPSCNHLLSLNPFIDDFGSLRVGGRLYNSNLEFEAKHPLLLPKQHPVTSALIKFYHRKLLHAGPQSLLASIRQQFWPIGGRKTVSKIINKCLRCFRLKPRVLQQIMGQLPTDRVRPSRPFITTGVDYCGPLQYKCEVRNRPPVKCYVCIFVCFSTKACHLELVQDLSTSSFIAALKRFISIRGKPNTIWSDNATNFVGAKNELEELRKLFADQNHNRAVAEACIENQIDWKFIPPRSPHFGGLWEAAVKSAKLHFYRTVGVSILTFDELRTLICEISAILNSRPLCPITENPDDLDVLTPAHFLIGGSFTAIEEPIVTHLNMNRLSRWQRICQMQQIFWQRWSTAYLSLLQERCKWRNPMANIQQGAMVLLKDDNQPPLKWSLGRVEHTFSGADGYVRAAIIKTANGPVKRAITKIAALPVETDLVESLHLPTGGVCMQQESA; translated from the coding sequence atgccgAAAGAGTGTAAATCGTCTGATGAGAATCCTGGTGTGACAGGTGAAATCGCTTTCTACAAAAAGGAAGGCAATGCGTTTCAACGCCAGCTAGATAATCTCAATAGCTTCCTTACGAACGAGCAGCTAAAAAACTTAGATGAGGCCGAACTTTCTGCGCGACTTAAACATGCTGAGCGTTTGCAGGCAAACTTCGAAAATGCACGATCAACACTTAGGCGATTGGACCGCAAGGAATTCGAGTCTGATGCTGACGAAAATTTCTCCAAAGTGTATATTGAGGTAGAGGCAAAAATTAATCGTTGGCTGAATACAAAACATAAGTCATCTGGCGCGCACTCTTCAACACTACGACAGTTCTCTTGGGACGACATTACGCCGCAGCAGTTACAACGACGATCCAGGCTACCTGAGCTCAAAATTCCAGTTTTTAGTGGCTCCTATCTCGACTGGCCATCGTTTTTCAGCACGTTTACTTCAGCAATAGACAAAGACGTGGAGATgtccaaattagaaaaaatgcagTACTTGATCACCAGTCTCAGTGATGCAGCTTTAGACACTGTGCGCTCACTCGAGCCCAGTGAAGAGAATTACGACAAAGCTTTAGATTTATTAAAAGTACGTTTTGATAATAAATTACTTCATTTCCAGGCACACATAAAGGCAATTTTCGGGCTACAAGGTATGGAAATGGGCGCATCAGATGGGTTACGAAAATTAAGCGATCAAGTAAATGCACATCTTCGAGCGCTGCAAACTTTAGCAACTACTGAAGATATATATAATGGTTTACTCATACACCTCATCACAAGCAAACTGGATAGACAAACGCATGAAAAATGGGAAGAGAATTTATCTGCACACAAATTACCTACATGGATTGACATGTCAACGTTTTTGGGAAGAAGATGCCGCATGATGGAGAATTTGGAAAACGCTATGGTCATACAGGCACCTAGCAAACAGgtgaaaaatattgtatctcAAGCAAAATCAAAAGCAAGCGTACTCGTTACTGTAGGTGGTGGCAAGCCCACTCCACTCTGTATTTTTTGTGATTCCAAAGAGCATTTCATTACTGGTTGCACTTCGTTTTTGAATCTTTCTCCAAATTTGCGTTATaaggaagcaaaaaaatttcatttgtgcTTAAATTGCCTACGCAAGGGTCACACTATCAAGCAATGCAAATCTGGCAATTGCAGGTATTGCCAAGCAAAACATAACACTTTACTGCATTTAAATGGCAAGCAAGATAGTGTACCAAAACCGATTGTGGCATCGCCTGTACCAAATAGCCAGGTTACAACATCGCAATCAGCATTAACATCATTAGTTGCAAGTCCCAAACCTTTAgccttgaaaaatgtgtctaacAATTGTGTGCTGTTAGCAACGGCCatcattttagtaaaaaatcgtGCAGGCACATTAATTCCTTGTCGCGCTATTTTAGACTCTGCGTctcaattaaatttcattacatCCCGGTTAGCAAATCAACTTCAACTTCGGTCTCATCATTCACCAGTTTTAGTATCTGGCATTGGAGAATCGAGTCTCAATGCAGACAGATGCGTCGACATATTTGCCCAAGCGCATGATGGTCGGTTTTCGACATCGTTCACAGCTTTAATAACACAAAGCATAACAGACTATCAGCCGAATTTTGATATCAGCATTGAGGGGTGGAACATACCAAACAACATTAATTTAGCTGACCCATCATTCTTCAAAGCAAACCGTATTGATGTTTTGATCGGTGCGGAATTATTCTACGACTTAATTTGCGTTGGACAATTTAGAATTGCTGATCACTTACCAACACTGCAAAAAACTAAGTTGGGCTGGGTAGTTTCTGGAGGCGCATCACATATCAGTAATAAATTAACAACTCTTTCGGCATTCAGAAAATTAACACTTCCACATGATAATATTGATACACTTTCAAACATTGTTAAACGCTTTTGGGAGATCGAAAATGGTTTCGATTCTACTCCAGCATTATCAGAAGAGGACGCTTTTTGTGAGCAgcatttcatacaaaattttcttcgtttGCCTTCAGGGGACTACTCAGTTAGACTACCACCTAAATCCGATCTTGATGCTCTTGGTGAATCGCATTATCTTGCTTTACGTAGATTCAGGGCGCTAGAAAAAAAACTCCAAAAGGCTCAATCcacaaaacttttatattcgGCATTTATGCAGGAGTATAAGGATCTTGGTCATATGTCGCTGGCATCATTTCAAGCAGACAAACCAGTTTACTACTTACCGCATCACTGCGTTAAAAAGCAAGACAGTACCACTACAAAACTGCGCGTGGTTTTTGATGGGTCCGCTAAAACTACTTCAGGGTATTCGCTAAACGATTTGTTGCTACCAGGGCCAATCATTCAGCCAAAACTTTTTAACATCTTGCTTCGCTTTAGACTTTTCAAAGTTGCACTACTTGGCgacatatgtaaaatgtatcgCTGCATTAAAATGAGTAGCCCTGATGACCAGTTGCAGTGCATTCTTTGGCGCGATGACCCATCTGAGCAAGTCAAGACATACAAGTTAAACACGGTCACATATGGAACGAGGCCTGCTGCTTTCCTAGCTATTCGAGCTATGCATCAGCTTACATTTGATGAGGAGGAATCATTTCCAGTCGGCGCTAAAATCATTCGAAGAGATTTTTACGTGGATGATTTGATATCTGGTGGCGATTCAATCGAGGAGGTCATACAAATGAAGCAAGAGATCAGACAGCTACTTCTACGAGGAGGCTTTCCAATTCGAAAATGGTGCTCTAATGAAGTTGATGTTTTGAAAGATGAAGACGAAAGTAATTGCGAAAAATTCATAAAGTTTCATGATGGTACAGATGTGACAAAGGCACTTGGCCTTGTGTGGGAACGTATCTCAGACAACTTTCTATTCAGTTTCACACCAATCTTGAATTCGCAGAAAATTACAAAGCGATCTATTCTTTCAGTCATAGCGCGGTTCTACGATCCACTTGGCTTAATATGCCCAGTTATCACAAAGCTGAAGATCTTCATGCAAGCCTTATGGAAGGAAAAACTGGTTTGGGACGAAAGCCTGCCGCAATCGCTACAGTCCATTTGGTTGGACTTGTGTGGTCAACTTTCATTCGTTAGCAATCTTCATTTTCCACGATACGTGCTTGCACTGCAAGCCCGCGTTCAAATTCATGCCTTTTGTGATGCCAGTCTATCCGCTTATGGTGCTTGTGTTTACACACGCGTTGAAAAGCACGGCGTCAACAAAATACATCTTCTATGTTCCAAGTCCAGAGTTGCACCTTTGAAGTCGATCACGGTTCTAAAACTCGAGTTGTCTGCTGCGTTGTTGTTAGCGGAAttggtttcaaatattttggaaaatagccAACTATCATATGAGTGCCATTGTTGGTCGGATTCAATGGTTGTATTGTCGTGGCTACGATCTGCTCCCAGTAATTTTAACATATTCGTATCAAATCGCGTAGCTAAAATACAATCGCTTACATCAGGTATGACCTGGCATCACGTTCCAACCGAACTGAATCCTGCGGATATTCTTTCGCGCGGCTGCACTCCAAAAGAGCTTCTAAATAACACCCTATGGGCTAATGGACCTTCATTCCTCCAATTTGATTCAGCGCATTGGCCAAGCAATATGGATTTCTTATCTAATCTTCCAGAAAGACGGCGCCATGTTTTAATTGCTGCAACTCAAATCGACGAAACTTACGGTTGCAAGTTCCAAAATTCATTCAGCAAGTTACAGCGCGTGTTTGCGTACGTTTACAAATTTCGCCACATTAAATCAAAACGAACTTTACCATCAGCTGGATTTCTCACAGTCGACGACATTAAAGGCGGTACACTGCTGCTAATCAGGCATATCCAGCAAGTGCACTTCGCATcagaatacaaaatactgaaagAAAACAAACAGTTGCCTTCCTGCAACCATTTACTGTCACTCAATCCATTTATCGACGACTTTGGTTCATTACGCGTTGGAGGGCGGCTCTATAATTCGAATTTAGAATTCGAGGCAAAACACCCACTTTTGCTACCTAAACAGCATCCAGTCACTTCCGCACTCATTAAATTCTATCATCGTAAACTATTGCATGCAGGACCGCAGAGCTTATTAGCATCAATTCGTCAGCAATTTTGGCCTATTGGTGGGCGCAAAACAGTTTCAAAAATCATTAATAAATGCTTGAGGTGCTTCCGCCTTAAGCCCAGGGTACTGCAGCAAATTATGGGTCAACTTCCAACAGACCGTGTGAGACCATCTAGACCTTTTATTACAACAGGTGTTGACTATTGTGGACCACTCCAGTACAAATGTGAGGTGCGCAACCGGCCACCCGTGAAATGCTACGTATGtatctttgtttgtttttcaacgAAAGCATGTCATCTTGAACTTGTCCAAGATTTATCGACGTCATCGTTCATTGCTGCACTCAAACGATTTATCAGCATTAGAGGCAAGCCAAACACTATTTGGTCTGATAACGCTACAAATTTTGTTGGGGCAAAAAATGAGCTAGAAGAGCTGCGAAAACTATTCGCCGATCAAAATCACAATAGAGCAGTAGCTGAAGCTtgcattgaaaatcaaattGATTGGAAATTTATTCCTCCCCGCTCgccccattttggcggcttatGGGAAGCTGCGGTCAAGTCCGCAAAACTTCATTTCTATCGCACCGTTGGCGTCTCTATTTTAACCTTCGATGAGCTTCGCACTCTCATTTGTGAAATTTCTGCTATTTTAAATTCTCGTCCCCTTTGTCCAATTACAGAAAATCCAGACGATCTTGACGTGCTTACACCAGCGCACTTTCTCATTGGTGGGTCATTTACAGCCATAGAAGAACCAATTGTTACGCATCTAAATATGAACCGTCTAAGCCGGTGGCAGCGAATTTGTCAGATGCAGCAAATCTTTTGGCAAAGGTGGAGCACTGCGTATCTATCATTACTGCAAGAGAGGTGTAAGTGGCGAAACCCTATGGCAAACATACAACAAGGTGCTATGGTGCTTTTAAAGGATGACAATCAACCGCCTTTAAAATGGAGTCTGGGTCGGGTTGAACACACCTTCAGTGGCGCTGACGGATATGTTAGAGCAGCGATCATTAAAACAGCAAATGGGCCAGTAAAACGAGCTATAACTAAGATTGCAGCACTTCCGGTTGAAACAGATTTGGTTGAAAGCCTACACCTTCCAACGGGGGGAGTATGTATGCAGCAGGAATCTGCATAA